From the genome of Anoplopoma fimbria isolate UVic2021 breed Golden Eagle Sablefish chromosome 1, Afim_UVic_2022, whole genome shotgun sequence, one region includes:
- the ap1s3a gene encoding AP-1 complex subunit sigma-3a — MSFLLLFSRQGKLRLQRWFTPVTDREKKKVIRDMTMLVLARPPRSCNFLHWRDLKVVYKRYASLYFCTGLENQDNELLTLEVLHRYVELLDKYFGNVCELDIIFNFEKAYFILDEFLMGGEVLETSKVAVSVSMEEADTLQETMEEYMSKPAY; from the exons ATGAGCTTCCTGTTGCTGTTCAGCCGGCAGGGGAAGCTGCGACTGCAGAGATGGTTCACGCCGGTAACAGACcgggagaagaagaaggtgatCCGGGACATGACGATGCTGGTGTTGGCGCGTCCACCTCGCTCCTGCAACTTCCTCCATTGGAGGGACCTCAAGGTCGTTTACAAGAG GTATGCCAGCCTGTATTTCTGCACCGGTCTGGAGAACCAGGATAATGAGCTGCTGACCCTCGAAGTGCTGCACAGATATGTCGAGTTACTGGATAAATACTTTGGCAAC GTGTGTGAGTTGGACATCATTTTCAACTTTGAGAAGGCTTACTTCATCCTGGACGAGTTCCTGATGGGAGGAGAAGTTCTGGAAACATCTAAAGTAGCCGTGAGTGTGTCCATGGAGGAGGCTGACACTCTGCAAGAG ACGATGGAGGAATACATGAGCAAACCTGCCTACTGA
- the scg2a gene encoding secretogranin-2b codes for MPSLLQSSARPFLLCSANLLLILLFLGSPAAHGASLREHRLRGSESDSQRGDVLQTPNVDMLKALEYIESLRQRTGTDSQQHGPLAAGYDALDDAEKLRAMLRLASNPTQSKDEEEEEEEEEEEGREDKSEELLQAVLSTLQQTERASKPASVRPGADGAGTTDGTYPRVQQKQHSILPHKKLPLLFEDEEEGEGDEEEDPERESPFKRTNENVEEKYTPQNLATLQSVFDELDKMTSVKSVHRRQDEDDDMEEEEEEEDAGDDDMFNVRSVGYEDGDLSDWGLLHDQEEEEEEEEDNKHEANRGLDYVDDNDEEADEDDEEDDGESYPVKRSNDPDDVAKLVDYYLLKVLEKTEEEEHKREIEEEEKKRAERRAAQTQYRDNVDPRAIYQLIQISQKYQIPPEDLVDMLRTGETMNQDMSRKSNGLSRAESKLSQISPRKTHKIPEAKFYSRRFPDRQKSPEERRTEEILNILGLGAAEDRAPVRKQKQYKSSLSRLHTLPAGRSREPAPTQRRPPPVALTDDYDDSVDEDELAAYLAAQMLARYQKPAYRNNKASQKRDEAGQGATGSFEQAFQAFFDQMDSDKSENEKRQSEGEERGGETQMQGFDSEAVMKLLSSLNPETEESDAKTAEGI; via the coding sequence ATGCCGTCACTCCTCCAGAGCTCCGCCAGacctttcctcctctgttctgcCAACCTCCTCttgatcctcctcttcctcggcTCCCCGGCCGCACACGGGGCTTCTCTCAGAGAGCACAGACTGCGAGGAAGTGAGTCAGACTCCCAGAGGGGCGACGTCCTCCAGACTCCCAACGTCGACATGCTCAAAGCTCTGGAGTACATCGAGAGCCTCCGTCAGAGAACCGGCACCGACTCCCAGCAGCACGGCCCCCTCGCTGCAGGGTACGACGCCTTGGATGACGCTGAGAAGCTGCGTGCCATGCTGAGGCTGGCTTCCAACCCTACGCAGAgcaaagatgaggaggaggaagaggaggaggaggaggaggaggggagggaggataAGAGCGAGGAGCTGCTCCAGGCCGTTCTCAGCACCCTCCAGCAGACGGAGAGAGCCTCCAAGCCGGCTTCCGTCCGCCCCGGCGCCGATGGTGCAGGCACGACGGACGGCACGTATCCCAGGGtgcagcagaagcagcacaGCATCCTGCCTCACAAGAAGCTGCCGCTGCTGTttgaggacgaggaggagggcGAGGGGGACGAGGAAGAGGACCCGGAGCGCGAGAGCCCCTTCAAGCGCACCAACGAGAACGTGGAGGAGAAGTACACGCCGCAGAACCTGGCGACCCTGCAGTCGGTGTTCGACGAGCTGGACAAGATGACCAGTGTGAAGAGCGTGCACAGGCGCCAGGACGAGGACGatgacatggaggaggaggaggaggaggaggatgcggGCGATGATGATATGTTTAACGTGAGGAGTGTGGGATACGAAGACGGGGATCTCTCAGACTGGGGTCTGCTACACGatcaggaagaggaggaggaggaagaggaagacaacAAACACGAGGCAAACAGAGGGCTCGATTACGTCGACGACAACGACGAGGAAGCCGATGAGGACGACGAAGAGGACGACGGTGAAAGCTACCCGGTCAAGAGGTCGAACGACCCGGACGACGTCGCCAAACTGGTAGACTACTACCTCCTGAAAGTGCTGGAGAAAACGGAAGAGGAGGAGCATAAACGAGagatagaggaagaggagaaaaagagggcagagaggagggCGGCTCAGACGCAGTACAGAGACAACGTGGATCCACGGGCCATCTACCAGCTCATCCagatctcacagaaataccaGATCCCACCCGAGGACCTGGTGGACATGCTCAGAACCGGAGAAACCATGAACCAAGACATGTCACGAAAGAGCAACGGGTTATCCCGAGCAGAAAGCAAGCTCTCTCAGATTTCCCCGAGGAAGACGCACAAGATTCCCGAAGCTAAATTCTACAGCAGGCGTTTTCCCGACAGACAAAAGAGCCCCGAGGAGCGGAGGACGGAAGAGATACTGAACATCCTGGGGTTGGGGGCCGCGGAGGACCGAGCTCCCgtcaggaagcagaagcagtaCAAAAGCTCACTGTCACGACTCCACACTCTGCCCGCCGGGCGTTCGAGGGAACCCGCTCCCACGCAACGGCGCCCTCCTCCCGTCGCACTAACGGACGACTACGACGACAGCGTGGACGAGGACGAGCTGGCGGCCTATCTGGCGGCTCAGATGCTGGCGCGGTACCAGAAGCCGGCGTACAGGAACAACAAGGCGAGCCAGAAGCGTGACGAGGCGGGACAGGGAGCGACGGGCTCGTTCGAACAGGCCTTTCAGGCTTTTTTCGATCAAATGGACTCAGATAAAAGcgaaaatgaaaagagacagtcggagggggaggagaggggaggagaaacaCAAATGCAGGGCTTTGATAGTGAGGCGGTGATGAAATTGCTGAGCTCCCTGAACCCAGAAACTGAAGAAAGTGACGCCAAAACTGCAGAAGGAATATAA
- the dhrs12la gene encoding DHRS-12_like_SDR_c-like domain-containing protein, with protein sequence MSLYRNSAWFLKGVTEFTRSAFLAASKSFVEKDLEVSMAGRVFMITGANSGIGKATAMAIAKKGGTIHMVCRNKDKAEEARADIVKETGNKEVYVHILDLSETRKVGEFAEAFKRKYKALNVLINNAGSIMSQRDVNTEGLEKSFASNVLGVYILTKTLIPLLEKSADPRVITVSSGGMLVQKLRTGNLQSERGRYDATMVYAQHKRQQVVMTEQLAKTHTNIHFSVMHPGWVDTPAVANAMPDFHRSMKDSLRAPEQGADTVVWLAMSEAATTNPNGLFYQDRKMVSAHLPLAWTRSSPLEEQKLMSLLEELAKTFQPH encoded by the exons ATGTCTCTGTACCGCAACTCCGCCTGGTTCCTGAAGGGAGTGACCGAGTTCACCAG GAGTGCCTTCCTGGCGGCCTCCAAGAGTTTTGTGGAGAAGGACCTGGAGGTGTCCATGGCCGGACGCGTCTTCATGATAACAGGAGCCAACAGCGGCATTGGGAAAGCGACCGCCATGGCCATCGCCAAGAAAG GTGGAACGATCCACATGGTGTGCAGGAACAAGGACAAGGCCGAGGAGGCGAGGGCTGATATCGTCAAGGAGACGGGAAATAAA GAGGTGTATGTTCACATCCTGGACCTGTCTGAGACCAGGAAGGTCGGGGAGTTTGCCGAGGCCTTCAAGAGGAAGTACAAAGCGCTCAATGTACTG ATCAATAACGCCGGCTCCATCATGAGTCAAAGGGACGTGAACACTGAGGGGCTGGAGAAGAGCTTCGCCTCCAACGTCCTTG GGGTTTACATTCTCACCAAGACTCTCATTCCGTTGCTGGAGAAGAGCGCAGATCCCAGAGTG ATCACAGTGTCTTCAGGGGGAATGTTGGTGCAGAAGCTCAGGACGGGAAACCTTCAGTCTGAGAGGGGTCGCTATGACGCCACCATGGTCTACGCCCAGCACAAA agGCAGCAGGTGGTGATGACAGAGCAGCTGGCAAAGACTCACACTAACATCCACTTCTCCGTCATGCACCCCGGCTGGGTCGACACTCCAG CGGTGGCCAACGCCATGCCAGACTTCCATCGCTCCATGAAGGACAGTCTGAGGGCCCCGGAGCAGGGGGCCGACACCGTGGTTTGGTTGGCCATGTCTGAGGCTGCAACCACAAACCCCAACGGCCTTTTCTACCAAG ACCGAAAGATGGTGTCCGCCCACCTGCCGCTGGCCTGGACCCGCAGCTCCCCCCTGGAGGAGCAGAAGTTAATGTCTCTGCTGGAGGAATTGGCCAAGACGTTTCAGCCACACTGA
- the wdfy1 gene encoding WD repeat and FYVE domain-containing protein 1 — protein MAAEIHSRPQTARPVLLNKIEGHSDAVNAAVLIPKEDGVITVSEDRTIRVWLKRDSGQYWPSIYHTVSSPCSCMSYHHDSRRIFIGQDNGAVVEFLISEDFNKMSHVKTYPAHQNRVSDMVFSLESEWVVSTGHDKSVSWMCTQSGSMLGRHYFTAWASCLQYDHETQHAFVGDYSGQITLLKLEKQTYSTITTLKGHEGSIATLWWDPVQRLLFSGAADHSVIMWDIGGRKGRTLLLQGHHERVQAVRYLQLTRQLVSCSADGGMAVWNMDTQREEAPQWLDSDSCQKCEQPFFWNIKQMWDNKTLGLRQHHCRKCGMAVCGKCSSKRTTFPIMGFEFPVRVCDACFDTVKEEDRTALATFHEGKHNIAHMDMDPSRGLMVTCGSDRIVKIWDVTQVVGCSLATGFSSR, from the exons ATGGCGGCGGAGATCCATTCGAGGCCCCAGACCGCCAGACCCGTCCTCCTGAACAAGATCGAGGGCCACTCGGACGCCGTGAACGCGGCCGTCCTCATCCCCAAAGAGGACGGCGTGATCACGGTCAGCGAGGACAG AACCATTCGAGTTTGGCTGAAAAGAGACAGCGGTCAGTACTGGCCAAGCATCTACCACACAGTCTCCT CTCCGTGCTCATGCATGTCGTACCACCATGACAGCAGACGCATCTTCATCGGCCAGGACAACGGAGCTGTTGTG GAGTTTCTTATCTCTGAAGATTTCAACAAGATGAGCCACGTCAAGACATATCCAG CTCACCAGAACCGCGTGTCAGACATGGTGTTCTCCCTGGAGAGTGAGTGGGTGGTGAGCACCGGACATGACAAGAGTGTGAGCTGGATGTGCACCCAGAGTGGCAGCATGCTGGGGAGACACTACTTCACGGCCTGGGCCTCCTGCCTACA ATACGATCACGAGACGCAGCATGCCTTTGTTGGCGATTACTCGGGGCAGATCACGCTGCTGAAACTGGAGAAGCAGACGTACTCCACCATCACTACGCTGAAGGGTCACGAAG gtAGCATAGCGACCCTGTGGTGGGACCCCGTCCAGAGGCTGCTGTTCTCGGGGGCCGCCGACCACAGCGTCATCATGTGGGACATCGGGGGCCGCAAAGGACGGACGTTGCTGCTGCAGGGACACCA CGAGCGCGTTCAGGCCGTTCGTTATCTCCAGCTGACGAGGCAGTTGGTGTCGTGCTCAGCCGACGGAGGCATGGCGGTGTGGAACATGGACACGCAGAGAGAAGAG gcgCCGCAGTGGTTAGACAGCGACTCTTGTCAGAAGTGCGAGCAGCCGTTCTTCTGGAACATCAAGCAGATGTGGGACAATAAGACCCTGGGGCTCAGACAG CACCACTGCAGGAAGTGCGGCATGGCTGTatgtgggaaatgtagttctAAACGCACCACATTCCCAATCATGGGCTTCGAGTTCCCGGTGCGAGTGTGTGACGCCTGCTTTGATACGGTCAAAGAAGAAGA tCGAACAGCTTTGGCCACGTTCCACGAGGGGAAACACAACATCGCCCACATGGACATGGACCCATCCAGAGGCCTGATGGTCACCTGTGGAAGCGACCGCATTGTCAAG ATCTGGGATGTGACGCAGGTGGTTGGCTGTAGCTTAGCAACAGGCTTCTCTTCGCGCTGA